Sequence from the Streptomyces peucetius genome:
GGTCGTGGACGTGGACCTCGTCGGGCCGTTCCTGTGCGGCCAGCGCGCCGCCCGCCGGATGATCGAGCAGGGGGAAGGAGGCCGGATCGTCAACGTCACCTCGGTCCACGAGCACCAGCCCCGGGTCGGCGCCGCACCCTACTGCGCGGCCAAGGGCGGCCTCGGTCTGCTCACCCAGGTGATGGCGCTCGAGCTCGCCGAGCACGGCATCACCGTCAACTCCGTCGCGCCGGGGGAGATCGCGACGCCCATGACTGGCCAGGAGGACGAGGACCCCAGAGCCGCGGAGCGCCCCGGCATCCCGATGCGCCGCCCCGGGGACGCACGGGAGGTCGCCGCCGTGATCGCCTTCCTCGCCGGCCCGGACGCCGGGTACGTCACCGGGGCGTCGTGGTCCGTCGACGGCGGGATGCTGCGCATGGGGCCCATGGCGGGCTCCCACCTCACGGACGACTCCTGGCGCCGGCCCTGAGACGGGAGCCGCCCGGACACCGCCCACGAGGGCCTGCGTGCCGGGCCGGGGCCGTGAGCTGCGTCCCAGAGACCCAGCCGAAGCCGGAGCCTCGGGCGGAGCCGGGCCGTGAGCTGCGCCTGCGCCGGCCCGCGCCATGAGGACGGGCGGGCCGGGGGGATGAGGACCGCTCCCGCCCCCTCGTGCGGGAGCGGCCTCGTCAGGGGGCTTTCCGCCGTCAGCCGGGGAGGGCGTTGGCGAGGGCCACGCCCCCGTACCAGAGGGCGCTGTGTTTCGGGGTGCGCTGCTGGGTCTCGAAGTCCACCCGGACGACGCCGAAGCGCATCCCGTAGCCCTCCGCCCATTCGAAGTTGTCGAGCAGCGACCACAGGAAGTAGCCCCGGACGTCGGCGCCCTCCTCGATGGCCCGGTGCACGGCGCGCAGATGACCCTCGACGTACGCGGTGCGGTCCGTGTCCTCGATCCGGCCGTCGGCCTCGACGGTGTCGTCGAAGGCGGCGCCGTTCTCGGTGATGTACATCTTCAGCCCCGGGTGGTCCTGGTGGATGCGCACCAGCTGGCGGCGCAGACCGTCGGCGTCGATCTCCCAGCCGATGCCGGTGCGGGGGAGACCCCGGTCGATGAAGCGCACGTCCTCCGCGCCCGGCCAGGGGGAGGGCCCGTCCGGCTCGCCGCCTCCGGCGACCCGGTAGGAGGTGTAGTAGTTGACGCCGAGGAAGTCGACCGGCGCCCCGATGATCTTCTCGTCGGCCGTCTCGATGTGGTCGGTGCCGCACAGCCGCTCGAAGTGCTCACGGACATCCGCCGGATAGGAGCCCTCCATCACCGGGTCCAGGAAGAGGCGGTTCTGCAGCAGGTCGATGCGGTGGGCGGCGTCCAGGTCCGCGGTGGTCTCCGAGTCGGCGGCCACCGGGTAGAAGTTGAGCGTGATCCCGACCTCGGCGTCCGGTGCCGCCGCGCGGATCGCGGGGACCGCGAGGCCGTGCCCGAGCAGCAGGTGGTGGGCGGCGCGCAGCGAGCCGGCCGGGTCGACCGCGCCGGGTGCGTGGATGCCGTTGCCGTAGCCGAGGAAGGCCGCGCACCACGGCTCGTTGAGGGTGCCCCAGAGCTTCACGCGGTCGCCGAGTGCCTCGCTGACCAGCTGCGCGTACTCGGCGAAACGGAACGCGGTGTCCCGGCTGCGCCAGCCGCCCTCGTCCTCCAGGGCCTGGGGGAGATCCCAGTGGTAGAGCGTGAGCGCGGGCTGGATGCCCTTCTCCAGCAGGGAGTCGACCAGCCTGCGGTAGAAGTCGAGGCCGCGTGCGTCGGCCGGGCCGCGCCCGTCCGGCTGGATGCGCGGCCAGGCGACGGAGAAGCGGTAACCGCCCACGCCCAGTTCGGACATCAGGGCCACGTCCTGCTCGTACCGGTCGTAGTGGTCGGCGGCCACATCGCCGTTGTGGCCGTTCGCCACCTTGCCCGGAGTGTGCGAGAACGTGTCCCAGATCGACGCTCCACGGCCGTCGCGGCCCACCGCGCCCTCGATCTGGTACGCGGAGGTCGCCACCCCCCACAGGAATCCCGGCGGGAAGGCGGCTGCGGCCGGCCGGCGCGCGAGCGCTGCGGGAACCGGATCGTTCTCTGCGGTCATCGTCATCCTCTGATCGGTCGATCGCCGGCGGCGGGCCGAGGGCCCGCAGCGGCCGGGCACGAGCGTGGTGTAGCTGCTGAGAGCGCTCCCGCTCCGACGACCGGCAGCTCTGCGGCGGGGCAGGCGGAAGACCAGAACCGCGTCACGGGAATGGGAGCGCTCCCATGAGATTCGGTCAGCCGGCGCGGGTTGTCAAGGGCCCGCGGTTCTGTCGCGGTCATTGACACGGGCCGCGGGAACCGCTTCATTGGTCCGCGGTGCCGCACCAGTGGGGCTCGCTCCGTCCTGCCCTCAGGGCACGGCGGTCGGGAAAGCCCGACCGGGCCGTGCCGCTGTTGTGGGAGCGCTCCCGCCTCTGTGCCGGTCGACCGTCCTGACCCGGTCGGCGACGGCTCAGAATGGGAGCGCTCCCGTCGGCCGCTGCACCGCTTGCTCCGTACGCATCGCGCCCAGCCCGCCCGCACGCGTTCGCTTCCGTCCCCCACCCAGGAGGCCCGTACGATGCTCCGCGCCGTCCGTTCCCGCACACGCCGCCGTGCCCGCCCCCGTGCGGCGGTCGCCATGGCCACCGTGCTCACCGCCGGCCTTTTCACCCCCGCCCTGGGCGCCTCGCCCGCGGCGGCCGACAGCGACCCCAGCCCGGTCCGGGTCAACCAGATCGGCTATCTCACCGCGGCCGACAAGGTCGCCACCGTCGTGGCCGGTTCCACCACGCCGCTCGCCTGGCAGCTGCGTGACGCCGGGGCGGGCGCCCTGGTCGCCTCCGGCACCACCCGCGTGTACGGCGACGACCGCGCTTCCGGCGACCATGTGCACCAGGCCGACTTCTCGTCCGTCACCCGTCCCGGCGACTACCGCCTCACCGTCGACGGGGCCGGTACGAGCGTGCCCTTCGCCATCCAGAACACGGCCCTCTACCCGGAGCTGGGACGCGAGGGCATGCAGTACTTCTACTTCCACCGGATGGGCACGCCCGTCGAGGGCCGGTACCTCCAGAGCGGCGCCCACGCCCACGCCGCGCTCCACCCCGGCGACGCGTCCGTGCCCTGCTACGACAACTGGTGCGGCGGTGAGCGGCTGAATGTGGCCGGCTCCTGGGCCGACGCCGGTGACTTCGGCATCTACCCGGTCAACCACGCCATCTCCGCGTGGACCCTGCTCAACCTCTACGAACGGGACCCCGCCGCGTACGGCGACAGCAGCCTGTCCCTCCCGGAGCGCGGCAACGGCCGGCCGGACATTCTCGACGAGGTCGAGTACGGCTCACGGTTCATGTCCGGGATGCTGCCCTCCACCGGTCTCGCCTCCCACAAGGTGCACAACCACACCTGGAGCGCGTTCCCCGTCACCGACATCGACGCGGAGAACGCCCTCGCCCGCTCGGCGATGCCGCCGTCCACCAACGCCACCTACGCCGTGGCCCGCACCAACGCCCAACTCGCCCGCGTGCTGCGGCAGTACGCCCCCGCACGGGCCGACGCGCTCTGGGCGAGCGCCAGGACCGCCTGGCAGCGCGCGGAGGCGCAGCCCGACGTCGACTACGCGACCGACTCGGACGCGGAGGGCGGCGGCGACTACCCGGACACCAGGAACAGCGACGACCGCTACGCCGCCGCGGCCGAGCTCTACCTCACCGCCCACCAGCGGTCCGACGGCGCGGCCGCCGGCTACCGCGCGGCCGTCACCGGCTCGCCGCACTACGGCCAGGTCGGGCAGTTCGACTGGGCCGAGGTCGCCACCGCGGGCACGCTCTCCCTGCTCACCGTCGACGCGGACCTGCCCGCCGCCGACACCGCCAGGATGCGCGGCAACCTGACGGCGTTCGCCGACACGGTCGTCACCACCCTGAACGGCGAGGGCTACCCGGCCCTCATCCCCGGTTCCGCGAAGTACCCGTGGGGTTCCAACTCGTTCATCGTCAACCGGATGCTGCTCCTGGGCACCGCCCACGACCTGACCGACGACGTCCGGTACCTGAAGGCCATGCACCGCGGCATGGACTACCTGATGGGCACCAACGCCATGCGGCTGTCCTATGTGACCGGCTACGGCGAGCACGCGGAGTCCGATCTGCACGACCGGCTCGCCTGGGGCGCGTACCCCGCCACCCCGT
This genomic interval carries:
- a CDS encoding GH1 family beta-glucosidase encodes the protein MTAENDPVPAALARRPAAAAFPPGFLWGVATSAYQIEGAVGRDGRGASIWDTFSHTPGKVANGHNGDVAADHYDRYEQDVALMSELGVGGYRFSVAWPRIQPDGRGPADARGLDFYRRLVDSLLEKGIQPALTLYHWDLPQALEDEGGWRSRDTAFRFAEYAQLVSEALGDRVKLWGTLNEPWCAAFLGYGNGIHAPGAVDPAGSLRAAHHLLLGHGLAVPAIRAAAPDAEVGITLNFYPVAADSETTADLDAAHRIDLLQNRLFLDPVMEGSYPADVREHFERLCGTDHIETADEKIIGAPVDFLGVNYYTSYRVAGGGEPDGPSPWPGAEDVRFIDRGLPRTGIGWEIDADGLRRQLVRIHQDHPGLKMYITENGAAFDDTVEADGRIEDTDRTAYVEGHLRAVHRAIEEGADVRGYFLWSLLDNFEWAEGYGMRFGVVRVDFETQQRTPKHSALWYGGVALANALPG
- a CDS encoding glycoside hydrolase family 9 protein translates to MLRAVRSRTRRRARPRAAVAMATVLTAGLFTPALGASPAAADSDPSPVRVNQIGYLTAADKVATVVAGSTTPLAWQLRDAGAGALVASGTTRVYGDDRASGDHVHQADFSSVTRPGDYRLTVDGAGTSVPFAIQNTALYPELGREGMQYFYFHRMGTPVEGRYLQSGAHAHAALHPGDASVPCYDNWCGGERLNVAGSWADAGDFGIYPVNHAISAWTLLNLYERDPAAYGDSSLSLPERGNGRPDILDEVEYGSRFMSGMLPSTGLASHKVHNHTWSAFPVTDIDAENALARSAMPPSTNATYAVARTNAQLARVLRQYAPARADALWASARTAWQRAEAQPDVDYATDSDAEGGGDYPDTRNSDDRYAAAAELYLTAHQRSDGAAAGYRAAVTGSPHYGQVGQFDWAEVATAGTLSLLTVDADLPAADTARMRGNLTAFADTVVTTLNGEGYPALIPGSAKYPWGSNSFIVNRMLLLGTAHDLTDDVRYLKAMHRGMDYLMGTNAMRLSYVTGYGEHAESDLHDRLAWGAYPATPYPKGWLSGGPNNENINDPATPTDRPAAKSYAGPDTAPDAWGSKENTINWNAPLVWTATYLDRTADRLTTGDPEPGATLLSQGRPAWASSAENGRLTPHNAVDGRDDTRWSSAFQDNQWINVDLGASRSVSRVVLKWEAAYARSFRVQISDDPGFRTWTDLYATAVGTGGTQSLDVSGQGRYVRLLGQTRATPYGISLHELQVYGR
- a CDS encoding SDR family oxidoreductase, whose amino-acid sequence is MAVTPTGPGRDGQARVAVVTGSDSGIGRATAVRLAAAGMDIGITFHTDREGAEATAEEVRARGRRAAVAHMDLTVLPDAAEVIDRLAGELGRLDVLVNNAGTGTATPFLDLDLGMVRQVVDVDLVGPFLCGQRAARRMIEQGEGGRIVNVTSVHEHQPRVGAAPYCAAKGGLGLLTQVMALELAEHGITVNSVAPGEIATPMTGQEDEDPRAAERPGIPMRRPGDAREVAAVIAFLAGPDAGYVTGASWSVDGGMLRMGPMAGSHLTDDSWRRP